CACCGGTGTAATTTACTTAGATGCCGAGTACTTACTTGGTAGGATCCTCCGTTTCTCGGTAGTCCGTCTGCGAGACGGGATCGTTGGCAATGTCGATGTGAACCACGTCCCGTTGCTTCAACTTCTCCGGGGTAAGCTCATGAGCCTGTCCCACGACGTCGCGAAGAGCCGATGAGCATTTTATGCGCCCATTGTTAAACCATTCATGGACAACGAGTTGAGGCGCGTCATCATGACGTCAATTCAGAGGATACACAGAGCATCAGACGGGTAATGGACGGGACAAAGTAAaaggaaagaatgaaagaTATAAGCAAATTAGTGCTAAATGTCGAAAGCAGTTGCTTAAAACAACTTCcaaagcacacatacataacacacacacttagGACACACACATCTTATTCACTAACCCTAAGCGCGCACAtacatttcaaatttagaATTAAACATTCCACTAAACGGGATCATGGATACTTCCTAAAAAAAGCTTTTTGTGCGGAAATGAAAAAGCTAAAAGCACGAGTAGATTTTACTGCCCCAAAAGAGGGGCGCAGATCATGCAAGTTCAACTAGTGACGTCAGTGTAAgcgagcaaaaaccaaaaaaaagatatTTGAATGCAgataattcattttttacGTTCTAAATGACATCACACCACTTAAGAGAACCCTTCCTCCCTTAAACCTTATGCCCTGCGCTAAGCCGGGGGACCCAGCTATAGTGATTCCAATGAGTAATGCCCATACCTCCCTGAGCGTTTTTATGAACAGTTCACTAATCCCAATTTCTATATTTATATAAATGTATATACACATTCGTGAATAATTCTCGATTCTagacataaaaaaatgaaactgcTAGTACGCTCTATCCTGTAAAACCAAAATAACTCGACCAAACACTGGCCCTGTACACAAGAACGCTCTCGATCGAGCTCCGTTTAATTGACAGCAGCAAAGAACCGCACGGACAACACTCACATTGGCCTGATCGCCGGCATCGGCGACGTGTAGTGATTCGATACAAATGATGAAATTATCCTTCATGTAGCCAGGATTCTGTGATCATCGTAGTTCCCGTCGttttcgttgtcgtcatcgtcgttacgaagcggatggtgatggtggtggtgtttgtgttggtggtaatggtggcatAATGTATCCGTCGGCGTGGCAGTACCGGTGACATGGTGTTGCAGGGTTGTGGTGAAGTTGGTGGTGTAGTAGAATAGCAGGTGATCGATTTGATACAATTGCGATCAAACAAATTGGACATACGGAGATGTTCCACAGCCACAGGCGAAGTGTATCGTGTGCGTAGTTGTTGCACGGATTGCAAGGAACGTGTAACCATATCGCATGCATCATTTGCGCGACAAACCCCACAACCACGGCAATgatacacatatatatatatttgatACACATTTCATTCACAACCATTTGGATTGGTTCCCGCATATATGACATAATAAACGAAATGCGAAAGGAAATAGGTGTACCCGAAATGGCGGAATTGTAATAAAGCCGTGAACGATACAGGGAATATTATCGTACATACGCCCGTGATAGCAGGTGGACAACAGAGAAAGACAGggagacagaaaaagaaaacgggagAAGAGGCGAGAAAGTTGAATTGTTTTCCCGGTTCCATTTTCGACACAGTTACGACATTCCGGCGTTATTCGAGGATTAGatgcatttcaaatttagcacACGCAGAGGCcacgcacatacacagggAGCGCCACGGGTTCCATCGGTTCCGACCACGTGCATGTAAAGAGAGTAATGTAAcggaaccgaaaaaccaaagcaaaagaaagcaaaaatcgaaacaaaagtcCGTGCCAAACGGAACACGCGAGCGTCATATGTACGCGAGATTAATTTAATTGGAAccgaaaatcgaacaaaagcaTAAGGGATACATAACGCGGGCAAGGACAATATCAGGATTGTGAAAGAAAAAGGTAAAGTGAGGGATGGAATGAGGACCATTATAGtaaaataattataataataaaataattataataaaataattataataGTAATAAAAGATGAAGAGcagaaagacagaaaaaaacaaatacattaGTTTAAAACCGAACGGTCAGATCGGCACTTACGTTCTCGagatcgtcgtcaccatcgataCTATACGTTTCGATCATGATGGtcatcttctccttcatccAGTTGGGATTCTACGAACGGTCGCGGAACGGTTAGTCGGTAGGCTAGGACTGACTGACGCAGTGAATACGAAAGCGTAGGAGCAAGCAATAGCAAACGGGATTCCATAGTAGagtcttccttccttcgatccgatcgatagCCGGAGGAAAGGGTTTGTGGTTCTTTCGTGCTTCGAGTAGTtaatttcttgttttgtttaatgCATGAGCACCGCCCTCGAGTCATGCAAAAGTATACACACCACCATTAGCGTGTGAATCGATCAGACCGCGGGAAATGACCTGacccgaagaagaaggcgaattATGGAGCTCGACCACCATCATTGTCAACCCCACTACTCGGCTGAGAGAGTAAAAATAGAACGGATCGGAACACTGGCGTTCCACAGAACTAGACAGGTAGGTAGGCTAGGTTCTCGATTATCTACTCATCATATGATGCTGCCCTTTGCTCTGCTCTTAATCTCTCGTAAACACCGCTCAGCCAAAAGGTCAGCAGCCCGGCTGCTTCGAACCGATGACAGTATCGAGTATCGTCGTTCACGGGATGGGACCCGACGGTACGACTACACTGGTGAAGAAGACAGTTCACAACACGGCAGGACGCgcaaacgaatcgaaatcggGTTGAACCCCCCGGAATTGGAACAATTTCCGGTGACCCATACATATAGACATGTGCCGgtactaggcgcctccatcgtggtTAGGATCTTGGTTTGAATGGTTGCAATTTCACAAAAAGATATTTGCAGAACGATACCGGTTGTTAGGGGATTTTTGAATAACACTTgtaaggaaaagaagaacgaaagcTTCTGTCGTTCTGTGTTGCTGCGTAACCATAGGGTCCAccgatttcgatttgtttgtttcgtcttTTCTCCTGCAGTGCTCCCGGCTTTGACCCCgggctcgacgacgacgacgacaaaggcGAGTACGTGCGACGAGCAACGGAAACTTACGGTTATGACTGTCCGGCAGTACGGATACGCGTTCCAGGCTTCCTCGTGCACCTCTAGCGATCCCTTGGGAGCGAGCAGCCGGATGAAGGCCGGAACCTTCGAGGCGAGGTGATAAATTTTGTACGTATACTGACCGGAATTGTACTTTCCACCTGGAATGGAATATGTCCAAAAATAGCAGAAAGAGATATGGCATTAGCGCATCATCATACACACAGTTTTCGCCTTCCTTGCTTGCTTCTGTCTTCGTCGATGCTTACCAAGGAGTGGATAGTTGTCGAATGGTTCATTTTTCAGCACCTCGATgccttcaccgccaccggtttcgtttttggaTACTTCCGCCACGCAGTATAGCTGTGCTACTTGATACTAAAAGCGATGTCGTTCAACGTAAACGACCAGGTAAccgaaaaatgaaatgaaaaaaaaacaacgatgtGAGCATAATTTAGACTGAAACTCTTAAAAAATGAAAGGCTGCCAACTCTCTGTACGAACATGGCGCGCCTTATGGGATGTAAACGGGAATAATATGAAATTCAAGCAGATAGTAGCAGCCGAAGCATCTCAACAAAAGCGCCCATTTGACTCTTTTTTACCCATAAATCATGTaacccaaaaaataaaatttcccAAAAGAAGTCCGGAAAAggtcattttcccattttccttctctccgGTTCCCCTGGAGATTGCTTCGTGGGGTTTCCATGATCAtgttgcatgatttatgagcaATTATCAAATGAAGTGTGAATCATTCCCTGAGAAAATGCTACACCGGATACTCACAACCAGCCAACAATGTCAAGGATCGTAAAACATTCTTAAACGAACTACCTACGCCGAAAACCGGCAGATAAGGAGATGTTTTATGTGTTCGATTTCGAGCATATCCGAACCGATCGCCCAAGAAACTTAAAGGACACGCCCTTGAAAAAGTGATAGAAAATTCAAATAGGTCAGTACAGAGCTGGAGCTTCAGTCTGTAATCCTCGACGAATGATTTTATGTTGAATTTTGTGATTGATAAATCTGATTTTAAAACTAACGACGGGTTTAATTTCTTTTCCGTTGCTTGCTAACGATAAAAAATCGTTTACTGCTACATGTTATCATAATGGAGAATGATTTTGAATATCATCCATGCAAACGTCAAAAGTGTTGCTCATATTTCCAGTAAAATGATAATGTTATACCAGTGATTTTAAGTTCATAAGCGACACCTTTAGTTGTCCATTTGATTAAGATACTTCCCGGCCTCGCTGTTTACTACTCCATTAGAAAGTGCATCGTTCAGTGTACGACCAGGTGCTAGCTCGAGAGAATTAGCTTGCTTGCTAGTCCTTGCTTTCTGTTAAGTGAGAGAAAGGGTGGGAAGGGAAACAACTAAATCTTTTCCAACACCTAACCGGTTTGTTAGTATCTTAAGGGCGCCTTTTAGACTGAGTCCATCGTACAGTGATCGTTTCACACTTCGCTATTGTGCTAATGGGTAGAGTAGACTCAAataattgattcaattactCCCTTTTATCAACAGTTTACTCATAGACATCATAGACATCCAAATACGCACACCCACGGCGCTGTACAATACAATACTCCACATCGTGCTATAGAGAAAAACCCAAGATTGATCACTGCCCAACAGCTACCTTGCGGGCATGGGATTGTCAAAGCGTTCAACGACTCCAGCTGCCTCCTACAGCATGGGCCTGCTGTGATGGCTGGCGAGAGTCGCAAACGGTCGTCTTGGAGGGGTTACCTGGACGTTGTTTGCTTAGTCAAGTTTATTCCTTCCTTTTTAAAGATGACGTAATACGAGGTTGCTGAAGCAGCAACCACTTTCAatcacaccaaacaccaatagtagcagtagcaagcCATGCAAACATCCGAAGGGAAGAGCTATTTTTAGCTCGAAATCACGACCTCCCTCaatgttcccttttttcctcctacTCATCCGTCCTCGTTGACACATTCGCTGGGTTTGGAGGGATTGAAAAGTTACTTCCGGTTGGTACAGTGGAGAGAGTAgactttttaataaaaaaaaaaagaaaatgacaaAACTCTCTTCTAGCTCAGCTGTACCTCTTTTGGCACATGTGTACTGTTGTTTACTACTGGCATATTCCGATTTTATTCGTAGTTCACACACCACGCTGGTGGTACGTGGTACATGgttcctcctcccttccacGTTTTGGACACTTCTACTACCATGTgtcaaaaaggggaaaatatttaaatcgaAACATGCCGGTGTgtagaggaaggaggaagagatccATCATCATTGCCTCCCTACACAAATCTTGCTTTTATGACGCCGCTCTACACTGCTTGGATTATGGGCCGCGATATTTGTGAATCGTACCATACTCAAGACCTCTTCACTTGATAACCACTGTCTCGCGTATCGAAaccatttgtttatttatttatttatttatttatttatttatttatttatttatttaacacTTACTAGCCCCCAGAAAGCATGGTTCTGTTTTTCGAGCTCGACTTTTCACGACACTTAGGAATCGGTGttatgaaatcaatcaaacgaatCACATATAGTTCGATCTCGATGCGCTCGAGAAAGAGATTTTTTATCTGTTCCGTTTCCTATACACATGCTACATAGCATGACAGCGACAACAGAAGGAAATACGTGAACAAAACACTGCTACATTATGAATCCTATCTGCGATTCACGTGAGGCACCAGGGAACGGAAAGCTCGACAAAAGGTTAACCCTGTGAAAAGCCAACGCTCACGTAGCGCCAGCAGCGTTGGCGAACCAAACGACGATGTATCATATCAACCCGCCCCACTGCGAAGGGGTTTGTAGGGTTTCTTGCTATCCTCCCGCTACTCACTAACTACATGAAATCAAAGATTCAGCAGACGTAGGaacataattttcaattactaTCAGCACCAGTCCCTCGCTGGAAATCCCTCGCGTAATCAAATTTCAACCcacacggggaggggggaggggggaggtgcgAGTGTTTAAGTGAGTCGGttaccggaaggaaggatttcAATGCTATCATCACTCTGCTGTGCTGAAGATGGCGTGGGAGCCGAACGattcatcttctgcttcaaCTCCACGACTCAGAACACGCAGCATTTTCTCCGCACACAACTCACCGGCGGCCGGCGAACGGATGCGATGGGATCCACAGCCAAGGTCTCGCTTAGTCATGAAGAAGTTGACACACTACTATGCACACCCTAGCCACCACTCCACATCATATGTGCTGCTCTCGTGCCGAGGGCGATTGAAAAGTAAATCTCAAGTTCTCTTCACCACGAAACCGACCctgaacacacacaatctCTCTTTTCCGTGGCGTCATAGCTTATGATCGTTCATAGTGTGTTGAGCATGCACCTAACGAGTGGTAGAAGGtagaccccccccccacaaagGAGCATTAAACGGTCGCAtgtcatcggcagcagcaaagctgCGAATGGAacacgacgactacgacgttGGCggttctgctactgctgcccaTTCATCTTCCACAACGGGGAACCTATGAAAAGCCAAGgatatgggccctattgcgagtgtcttgtcttgcaaacgagactgccttactactgctgaaaaaacttagcagtcttgtttagcttttatgaatgaactagtGAATTtgtacagcctgatttcaaaacaaatactaatactaccaaattaatcaccaacaccactaaaaaccaacatctttcgcgccaatggcaactacgaccaaaacgaaaaaatataccattttcagtctcgttttcaagactcagagtctggtgccaaaacctaccagactctgagtcttgaaaacgagactgaaagtcgcgttgccattggaccgaaggatgttggtttttagtggtgttggtgattaatttggtagtattagtatttgttttgaaatcaggctgtaaaaattcactagttcattcataagaactaaacaagactgctaagttttttcagtagtagtaaggcagtctcgtttgcaagacaagacactcgcaatagggccctatacCTCGAGTAGAGAGCAAAAATGAAAGACCAGTCGGCGGGGTAGAAGCCACCGCCATCGGTGCATCATTGGGAAGTGGGCGGTAAGCGTAGCAAAGATAAGCTTGATCTGTGTCCTGGCGCACGtgggtgatggtgctgctttcTCATTTCTCGCACGCCTTCACTTCTCAGCTTGGCAAGAATGCTGCCGCTACACTGTTACTTGTGCTTGCGGTCTGCCCAATGTCATGGTGGGGAAAGTGAGATGAGGggaactgatgatgatgggtgatgTAAGTGGGTCTTACCTCCTCGACCGTCAGTGGCAGCGTAACTCGGCTGTAACGAGAAGGTACAAGAAGTAAAATACAATAATTAGGCAAAAATACTAGTCAGAGTCTATCTTAAGCGGGGCTACATGATATTACAAATTATGCTACTGTATCAACGAACAATGGAAAAAATTTGCAGAGTATACTGTTGATTGTCATATTGTTTAATTCATCTTTCCGTGATCCGGTTGTTatcgatcgggatcggggAGCAACCAAGAAACGATTGATCGAAATCAATCAGCGCGATCCAGATGGACACTGATGGCCGATGGAAAATTGGCCGCACGATAACGATAACCATCATTTCGCGTACGGAACGGCTTAGCAATGTCCTCATAATCACATCTCGAATGGCCGgatcgattcctttttttccgctgctgcttttccttttcttttcgttccgtCAACGAAACGAACCAGTTACATAACACGGATTCGGGAGCggttcgtgttgctgctgctgggcacaGCAAGGTGGGCAGTAGTCAGGACCGGAAGCAAAACGCGACACAACGacgaacgttcgttcgttggtggtAGTCGGGAAAAGCCATTTTCCGTTCTAGCTCCTCTCGCCAAGAACCGTAGAGAGCGACCATTGAGCAGTATCCATTCTCGACGAGAGAGAATCAACCGCGTGATCCGATATATTCATATAACCGGGGCCACCAAGCtgtgctctcttgctctctggaACGATTGTGCAAGGATTATGCGAGGTGTGGTAGTcgttaccaccagcaccaccaccacaaccaacggtcgtggtcgtgggaAAACGTGTCAATAAGTGGGCGCCATCGGATAGCAGCAACCGGATCACCAACCAGAGCAAGAGGTGAGCACGTGCTCAATCAAGTCCTGGGGCAATGTTGACACACTTGAGGCTGGAACGCGCGCGCTTCTCGCGCGCATTATGCCTTGTTTTCCGTTGCTCCGTGTTTGTAACTTCTGTCTGACAGAAAACGATTCCTCCCCCCTTTATCGAGTTCAAAGAACGGCATCGGCCAGCTAATCAACGAGAACAGCACGAGGAAGTCTCGTTATCCTAAGCCAATAGAACATAACATATGTCCATGAAGctattgtgttgttgttgctaaatttgtcgttgttgtcagTGGAACTTTATGACAATCTGCATAAATCTTAGTAAGCCAAACTTCAAAAGTGTAAAGTATTAGTAGACTGGCCGCTGGTATCATCTTCCGTTGTAGAACAGTTTCGTTGCAATATTCAATTTATGTACTCGTTGCATTTCATAGAAAAACGCGTCGATAAATTGTGCATTGGTTGTGCTCACGGGACTTTCCGCGAGCGTGTTCCATAAATCGATAGTACATTAATTATGAAATGTGCAAACGACACACAGCTCCATTTGCGGTCGCCCATCGCAATTGCGACCGATGTCAAGGCTAGCTTTATCCGACTACTGCCATTTAGTAGTATAGACGGCGGAACGTATACAGTGCGCCTACTAAGATAAGGGTCCCCGAAACAATTAACCCTGCGCAACATACTGCAGCAATAAATAACAGACCGCCCTTCTAAAAGCCAGAATCATTAATAGCACCACGAGTCGAGCAGAAACAATCGCAGAACCTTTGGCGGCAGACAGAAGCGTAGGTACAAATATGTCAtaggaacgaaacgaaaaatggcTGATTCCTTTGGCCATTACGCCATGACACGAGGAGTGGATCATAAGATAAGACACTTTTCTTACCTTTTATGTCCTACCAACTACCATGCCCGGACACCTGTCCAGCGCGAGGGCATCGAATGGACGCGTACGAAAGCGAAATTTTCGAAGATGATAATGCATCTTTTTAGAAGAAGGACGGCTCAACTGTGCTGCGTCATGCTGGTGTTATCGATTACCTTCTTATCCGACGTGTTTCGTAACAGAAACCTGGAACGATTTGTCTGGTTTATCAGTACTAGGCTATCGGTAGGTACCACAGCCAAACGGTAAAACCATTAGGGTTTTATAAGGCATGCTGATCTTGATACGTTTTGGACACGGTACTGCCTTTGGACTGCGTACGCTGTCCAAAAACATAGGTTAAATCAGCGGGTTCATTCATGTTAGTACTTTTTGTACATCATAGTAACAATGGTCCAGAACAAATTTTCTCAAGACATTACTCTTATCTTCTACAATAGCCTAATCGGCAATCGCAAATCAGCTTACAAATCGGTTAGTTTACCACGATCTATATTCATATTCTATTCCACTTTCCTAAGACTAATCAGCGGCCCTTGACATGCATACTCGTACTCGAGCATTCGCGTCAATAAGGCAATGGGGGTGGTGGCTGCGATATGAAAATGCATTTAAGTTT
The sequence above is a segment of the Anopheles darlingi chromosome 2, idAnoDarlMG_H_01, whole genome shotgun sequence genome. Coding sequences within it:
- the LOC125950154 gene encoding phosphatidylinositol transfer protein alpha isoform isoform X1, with product MLIKEFRVTLPLTVEEYQVAQLYCVAEVSKNETGGGEGIEVLKNEPFDNYPLLGGKYNSGQYTYKIYHLASKVPAFIRLLAPKGSLEVHEEAWNAYPYCRTVITNPGYMKDNFIICIESLHVADAGDQANAHELTPEKLKQRDVVHIDIANDPVSQTDYRETEDPTKFKSAKTGRGPLVGPDWRKKVSPVMTCYKLVTCEFKWFGLQSRIENFIQKSERRLFTIFHRQVFCWMDSWHGLTMQDIRELEDKTKEELDKQRHVGEVRGMRAESD
- the LOC125950154 gene encoding phosphatidylinositol transfer protein alpha isoform isoform X2, whose translation is MLIKEFRVTLPLTVEEYQVAQLYCVAEVSKNETGGGEGIEVLKNEPFDNYPLLGGKYNSGQYTYKIYHLASKVPAFIRLLAPKGSLEVHEEAWNAYPYCRTVITNPNWMKEKMTIMIETYSIDGDDDLENAHELTPEKLKQRDVVHIDIANDPVSQTDYRETEDPTKFKSAKTGRGPLVGPDWRKKVSPVMTCYKLVTCEFKWFGLQSRIENFIQKSERRLFTIFHRQVFCWMDSWHGLTMQDIRELEDKTKEELDKQRHVGEVRGMRAESD